One window from the genome of Brachionichthys hirsutus isolate HB-005 unplaced genomic scaffold, CSIRO-AGI_Bhir_v1 contig_283, whole genome shotgun sequence encodes:
- the plk3 gene encoding serine/threonine-protein kinase PLK3 has translation MDTGCFTAAQRLSCHTMNADFFKAAPERGTSFAPVKNGRNKPEQAKPELAQVVTDSKTGRSYCKGKLLGKGGFARCYEMTDLSSNKMYAVKVIPQSRVSKPHQRDKITNEIELHKTMSHKHVVKFSHYFEDQENIYIFLELCSRKSLAHIWKARNTLTEPEVRYYLRQIISGLKYLHNRGILHRDLKLGNFFVNENMEVRLGDFGLAAKLETVEQRKKTICGTPNYLAPEVLNRQGHGTESDIWSLGCVMYTLMCGNPPFETLDLKETYKCIKEVRYHLPSTLSPAAQKLISGILQKNPSDRLTLDQILNHDFFSKGFTPDKLPPSSCVMVPELRPPSPAKKFFSKMAKSLFGKKKPKAEKIPCEEKDDKDISKLVSGIVKCSINRQISYKTVGPNEVSSPAGQLVNSVPLEQTPAEDESRKSISRSFKGTMASSTEPCEDILTPAAIAELSVKVLNSCLAAMPAATRNPPCLSRPRSFLWVTKWVDYSNKYGFGYQLSNQSIGVLFNEGTHLSLCNQRKTVHYCLTNNKHFTFPAASLPEQLRSQKQIVELMANYMEQNLMEGGDLVCEDQFSGTPPLLLQWVKTDHALVMLFNNGTLQVNFYTDHTKIILCKSSDDSYLLTYISRDRVSCTYLLSMLIEMGCTAELRHRLRYVVQLLQHHTDS, from the exons ATGGATACCGGCTGTTTCACCGCGGCGCAGCGTCTTTCCTGCCACACCATGAATGCGGATTTCTTTAAAGCTGCTCCGGAGCGTGGAACGTCCTTCGCCCCGGTGAAAAACGGCAGGAATAAACCCGAACAAGCCAAACCAGAACTGGCCCAAGTGGTGACGGACTCCAAGACGGGGAGATCCTACTGCAAAGGAAAGCTTTTGGGAAAG GGTGGCTTTGCTCGATGCTACGAGATGACGGACCTCTCCAGTAACAAAATGTATGCCGTGAAGGTGATTCCACAGAGCAGGGTGTCCAAGCCGCACCAGAGGGACAAG ATAACAAATGAGATAGAACTCCACAAAACCATGTCCCACAAGCATGTGGTGAAATTCTCTCATTATTTTGAAGACCAAGAAAACATCTACATATTCCTCGAGCTCTGCAGTCGAAAG TCCCTGGCGCACATTTGGAAGGCGAGAAACACGCTCACAGAACCAGAAGTGCGATATTACCTCAGACAGATCATATCCGGCCTCAAGTACCTCCACAACCGAGGGATCCTGCACAGAGATCTCAAACTAG GCAACTTCTTTGTCAATGAGAACATGGAGGTACGGCTGGGAGACTTCGGCCTCGCTGCCAAGCTGGAGACGGTTGAGCAAAGGAAAAA AACCATCTGTGGGACTCCAAACTACTTGGCCCCTGAGGTGCTCAACAGACAGGGCCACGGCACAGAGTCTGACATCTGGTCCCTCGGATGTGTCAT GTATACACTGATGTGTGGCAACCCTCCTTTTGAGACTCTTGACCTGAAGGAGACCTACAAGTGTATAAAGGAAGTTAGGTACCATTTGCCTTCCACACTGTCCCCCGCTGCCCAGAAACTCATCTCTGGCATCCTGCAGAAGAATCCCAGCGACAGACTCACACTGGATCAAATCCTCAACCATGATTTCTTCAGCAAA GGCTTCACCCCGGATAAACTTCCCCCTAGCAGCTGTGTGATGGTGCCAGAGCTCCGTCCCCCCAGCCCTGCCAAGAAATTCTTCAGCAAGATGGCAAAGAGTCTCTTCGGTAAAAAGAAACCGAAAG CGGAGAAGATTCCCTGTGAGGAAAAAGATGACAAAGACATTTCCAAACTGGTGTCGGGCATCGTTAAATGCTCCATCAACCGGCAAATCAGCTACAAGACAGTGGGACcaaatgag GTGTCGTCTCCAGCTGGTCAGCTGGTCAACTCTGTGCCTCTGGAACAGACTCCCGCTGAGGACGAATCCAGGAAGTCAATCTCACGGTCCTTCAAGGGCACCATGGCCAGCAGCACTGAAC CATGTGAGGATATCCTTACCCCTGCAGCTATTGCGGAATTATCCGTGAAAGTACTCAACAGCTGCCTGGCGGCCATGCCTGCAG CGACAAGAAACCCACCATGCCTGTCCAGGCCACGGTCCTTCCTGTGGGTGACTAAATGGGTCGACTACTCTAACAAATACGGGTTTGGCTACCAGCTCTCCAACCAAAGCATTGGCGTGCTCTTCAACGAGGGAACACATCTCAGTCTGTGTAACCAGCGCAA GACGGTCCATTACTGCTTGaccaacaacaaacatttcACTTTCCCTGCCGCCTCCCTGCCTGAGCAGCTTCGCAGCCAGAAACAAATTGTAGAGCTTATGGCCAACTACATGGAGCAGAACCTCATGGAG GGCGGAGATCTGGTTTGTGAGGATCAATTTTCCGGCAcccctcctctgctgcttcagTGGGTCAAGACTGACCACGCTCTTGTTATGCTTTTCAACAATGGCACGCTACAG GTGAACTTTTACACCGACCACACAAAGATCATCTTGTGCAAGTCGTCTGACGATTCCTACCTGCTCACCTACATCAGCCGCGATCGTGTCTCGTGCACTTACCTCCTTAGCATGCTGATCGAAATGGGCTGCACCGCCGAGCTAAGGCACCGACTGCGATATGTGGTGCAGCTGCTCCAACACCATACAGATTCCTGA
- the cacybp gene encoding calcyclin-binding protein, producing MDEQIKQLEADLQELGSLAEKAERKRVQELLKQEQKQVEKELSVKKQQKEQQARREADPAAVSKATYTVKITNYAWDQSEKFVKIYLTLKDVHKIPSENVEVNFTDGSLSVLVKELNGKNHNLAISNLLHPINQNDSCKKIKTDMVLVMCKKQTSNNWDCLTKVEKQSKEKAKPNVDESADPGDGLMNMLKKIYSEGDDEIKRTINKAWSESQEKKTRGEGTMDF from the exons ATGGATGAACAG ATCAAACAGCTGGAGGCAGATTTGCAGGAGCTGGGATCACTCGCGGAGAAAGCGGAGAGGAAGCGAGTGCAGGAGCTGTTAAagcaggagcagaaacaggtggagaaggagctttctgtcaaaaaacaacagaaagagCAACAAGCTAGGAGAGAGGCAGACCCAGCTGCTGTCTCTAAAGCCACGTACACAGTCAAAATCACCAACTATG caTGGGATCAATCTGAGAAATTTGTCAAGATATATCTTACATTGAAGGACGTGCACAAAATTCCATCGGAAAATGTTGAGGTCAACTTCACAGATGG GTCATTGTCTGTGCTGGTGAAGGAACTAAACGGGAAAAACCATAATTTGGCGATTTCCAACCTGTTGCAtccaatcaatcaaaatgacaGCTGTAAAAAG ATAAAAACAGACATGGTCTTGGTCATGTGCAAGAAGCAGACCTCAAATAACTGGGACTGCCTGACAAAGGTGGAAAAGCAGTCCAAGGAGAAAGC AAAACCAAATGTAGACGAGAGTGCAGACCCCGGCGATGGGCTGAtgaacatgctgaagaagattTACTCGGAGGGAGACGACGAGATAAAGAGAACCATCAACAAAGCCTGGTCGGAGTCCCAAGAGAAGAAGACGCGAGGAGAGGGCACGATGGACTTCTGA
- the LOC137914169 gene encoding small ribosomal subunit protein uS14m-like, translating to MAAIRIACLGLNTFYATLCVPKQVLRSCWGTVEQVRGNYVNWRMVRDLKRRQMAFDYADERLRINALRKNTVLPKELQEVADQEIAALPRDSCPVRIRNRCVMTSRPRGVKRRWRLSRIVFRDLADHSQLSGIMRARW from the exons ATGGCGGCCATCAGGATAGCATGTTTAgggttaaatacattttacgcTACTTTATGCGTCCCAAAGCAG GtgctgaggagctgctgggGAACAGTGGAGCAGGTGAGGGGTAACTATGTTAACTGGAGGATGGTGAGGGACCTCAAAAGAAGACAGATGGCCTTTGACTACGCAGATGAGAGGCTACGGATCAATGCACTGAGGAAGAACACCGTCCTGCCCAAAGAGCTTCAG GAGGTCGCGGATCAGGAAATTGCTGCATTGCCCAGGGACAGTTGCCCTGTCAGAATACGCAACAGATGTGTGATGACTTCCCGGCCCCGGGGGGTGAAGCGGAGGTGGAGACTGAGCCGCATCGTCTTCCGCGATTTGGCTGACCACAGCCAGCTGTCTGGGATTATGAGGGCAAGGTGGTGA